In a single window of the Candidatus Nanosynbacter featherlites genome:
- the murJ gene encoding murein biosynthesis integral membrane protein MurJ has translation MGRVRQAVTKVNQRLTVKLAASLLAGSMLLSSLLGFWRDRLLNAAYMPNKEAGLAGYVVGLDAYTAAFMVPDFMFAILVSGALSVTFIPVFNERWTKGNKQSAWQISSSMINFMALTTLAASVLIIIFADPLMRYFIAPGMSESGHALAVSMMRVIAVNPFIFAIAAVIASIQQAVGRFTFYALAPMIYNIGIIIGTVWFTNGINIFGWQIFEGGIMGVALGVVLGSVMQLIVSAVGLVGLGFDYEFKLHWRNRGFRKVLSLLPARSVDQGMDYAVSLVEVNLASRLGDGVIRAYQQALTLHMMPINLIGVAVSNAAFPQLTEHLGNNRQDLFQKDLRQLLRVIIWMALPVSVITFFTRGYVVHFIRNTGDPMMAGILGCLVVAILFRTIYHMAARAFYAQQDTKTPLNISFAAIGLNVVLAIVLSMVLKMGAYGLAWAQSTVAVIEVVILFVVLEKRIPHLFDTSFVVAILRMIMASTVAGIVCYLMLQVLPFRESDSSFFSAFPKFMIIAGVSFLAYGLMSRMLKLPEVEPIIKQVNKFLFVRLDGKRR, from the coding sequence ATGGGGCGAGTTCGGCAAGCAGTCACCAAAGTGAATCAGCGGCTGACCGTGAAATTGGCAGCCAGTCTATTGGCAGGATCCATGCTGCTGAGTAGTCTTCTGGGATTTTGGCGAGACCGCTTGCTGAATGCTGCTTATATGCCCAATAAGGAAGCGGGGCTGGCGGGCTATGTCGTTGGTCTTGATGCGTACACCGCAGCGTTCATGGTGCCGGACTTTATGTTTGCTATTTTGGTGTCTGGCGCACTGAGTGTGACCTTCATTCCGGTGTTTAATGAGCGGTGGACCAAGGGAAACAAGCAGTCAGCTTGGCAGATTAGCTCCAGCATGATTAATTTCATGGCGTTGACCACCCTGGCTGCTAGTGTGCTCATCATCATTTTTGCTGATCCGTTGATGCGCTATTTCATTGCGCCGGGGATGAGCGAATCGGGTCATGCGTTGGCGGTCAGTATGATGCGGGTGATTGCTGTCAACCCATTTATCTTTGCGATTGCTGCCGTCATTGCCAGTATTCAGCAGGCGGTGGGGCGCTTTACGTTTTATGCTCTGGCGCCGATGATTTATAACATTGGTATCATCATCGGCACTGTTTGGTTTACAAATGGTATCAATATCTTTGGTTGGCAGATCTTTGAGGGCGGCATCATGGGCGTAGCGCTCGGTGTGGTGCTTGGTTCAGTGATGCAGCTCATTGTTAGTGCTGTCGGCTTGGTTGGTTTGGGCTTTGACTATGAGTTTAAGCTGCACTGGCGCAACCGCGGTTTTCGCAAAGTGCTGAGTTTGTTGCCAGCGCGTTCGGTTGACCAGGGTATGGACTATGCAGTGAGTTTGGTGGAAGTCAACCTGGCTTCTCGACTGGGTGACGGTGTTATTCGTGCCTATCAACAGGCTTTAACGCTACACATGATGCCGATCAACCTCATTGGTGTGGCGGTTTCTAACGCAGCCTTTCCGCAGTTGACCGAGCATTTGGGCAATAATCGTCAAGATCTGTTTCAGAAGGACCTGCGTCAATTGCTGCGAGTGATTATTTGGATGGCTCTGCCGGTTTCTGTTATAACGTTCTTCACCCGAGGATATGTTGTCCACTTTATCCGCAACACTGGAGACCCGATGATGGCGGGTATCTTGGGATGTCTGGTTGTAGCAATTCTGTTTCGCACTATTTATCACATGGCAGCTCGAGCGTTCTACGCACAGCAAGACACAAAAACACCGCTGAATATTTCTTTTGCGGCTATTGGTTTGAATGTAGTCCTAGCGATTGTTCTGTCGATGGTGTTGAAAATGGGCGCCTATGGACTTGCCTGGGCACAGTCAACCGTGGCGGTTATTGAAGTGGTGATTTTGTTTGTTGTATTGGAAAAACGAATCCCGCACTTGTTTGATACTTCATTTGTGGTGGCGATTTTGCGTATGATTATGGCGTCAACGGTAGCAGGAATTGTTTGTTATTTGATGCTTCAGGTGCTGCCATTTCGTGAAAGTGACAGTAGTTTCTTCTCAGCCTTCCCAAAGTTCATGATTATCGCTGGTGTGAGTTTCCTAGCCTATGGCTTGATGTCGCGGATGCTCAAATTGCCAGAAGTAGAACCAATTATCAAACAAGTGAATAAGTTCTTGTTTGTACGCCTGGATGGGAAACGACGCTGA
- the ftsH gene encoding ATP-dependent zinc metalloprotease FtsH, producing MAVKMPNKNGKNKISQFMRLGLFWAIVVLIGLAVYASTAQHANLKEVALSDVVSRANKGDIKLIQVQGNDLTVTVKDQDKPTEKSIKENSSIYEQGLKKDAPVEVKVVPQSRTGEVMWNVAITFVPVILIIGFFVFMMRQSQGQNNQAMGFGKSKARLYGEDKKKVNFDDIAGNDNAKQDLQEVVDFLKNPKKYRELGAKIPRGVLLVGHPGTGKTMLARAVAGEAGVPFFSISGSEFVEMFVGVGASRVRDLFTKAKKNAPCIIFIDEIDAVGRKRGSGMGGGHDEREQTLNQILVEMDGFDGDTNVIVLAATNRADVLDPALLRPGRFDRRVNIMLPERKDREAILKVHFKNKPTDDTVNLDALAAKTAGSSGADLANIANESAIIAARRNKKKITNEELTEAFERVAIGPERKAKVMSDKEKELTAYHEAGHAIVGHVLPDSDPVHKVTIIPRGGTGGVTWFLPPEDKSYTNVYEFKDILARAMGGRVAEQILYGDDGITTGAGSDLRNATQIARDMVIEQGMGKALRDQVFHEDNGGLMFDKMTRERPYSDETAKQIDQEVAALINEAKARAMTVLKANRSHLDKLAAALLKDETLEEEAVVDILKGTKLPKEAKLHA from the coding sequence ATGGCGGTAAAGATGCCGAACAAGAATGGCAAGAATAAAATCAGTCAGTTTATGCGACTGGGCCTTTTTTGGGCAATTGTTGTATTGATTGGTTTGGCAGTGTATGCGTCAACTGCGCAGCACGCTAATTTGAAGGAAGTGGCTTTGAGCGATGTGGTCAGCCGAGCGAACAAAGGTGACATTAAACTCATCCAAGTCCAGGGTAATGACCTGACGGTGACGGTCAAAGACCAAGATAAGCCAACAGAAAAATCCATCAAAGAAAACAGCAGCATTTACGAGCAGGGCCTCAAGAAAGACGCACCTGTTGAAGTGAAAGTCGTGCCGCAATCACGCACCGGTGAAGTGATGTGGAATGTTGCCATCACCTTTGTGCCAGTTATTTTGATTATCGGTTTCTTTGTGTTCATGATGCGACAGAGCCAAGGGCAAAACAACCAAGCTATGGGCTTTGGTAAATCAAAAGCGCGGTTATATGGTGAAGACAAAAAAAAGGTTAACTTTGACGACATTGCCGGTAATGATAACGCCAAGCAAGATTTGCAAGAAGTCGTTGATTTCCTGAAAAACCCAAAGAAATATCGTGAACTTGGTGCCAAGATTCCGCGAGGAGTGTTGTTGGTTGGTCATCCAGGTACTGGTAAAACCATGCTGGCGCGAGCCGTTGCTGGTGAAGCAGGCGTGCCATTCTTCTCAATCTCTGGTTCGGAGTTTGTGGAGATGTTTGTCGGAGTTGGTGCGTCACGAGTCCGTGATCTGTTCACTAAGGCTAAGAAAAATGCACCATGCATCATCTTTATCGATGAGATTGACGCGGTTGGTCGTAAACGTGGCTCTGGTATGGGTGGCGGACACGATGAGCGTGAACAGACGTTGAACCAGATTTTGGTGGAAATGGATGGCTTTGATGGCGATACGAATGTGATCGTCCTGGCGGCTACCAACCGAGCAGATGTGCTGGATCCAGCGTTGCTGCGTCCTGGTCGTTTTGACCGGCGAGTTAATATAATGCTGCCAGAGCGCAAAGACCGCGAAGCTATTTTGAAGGTTCACTTTAAGAATAAGCCAACTGACGACACTGTTAATTTGGACGCGTTGGCGGCAAAGACAGCGGGTTCAAGCGGCGCTGATTTGGCAAACATCGCCAATGAGTCTGCCATCATCGCTGCACGGCGCAACAAGAAAAAGATTACCAACGAGGAATTGACCGAAGCGTTTGAACGAGTGGCAATTGGTCCAGAGCGCAAGGCAAAAGTCATGAGTGACAAGGAGAAGGAATTGACGGCGTACCACGAAGCTGGCCATGCCATCGTCGGTCACGTTTTGCCGGATTCTGACCCAGTTCATAAAGTTACCATCATTCCGCGTGGTGGCACTGGTGGTGTGACGTGGTTCTTGCCGCCAGAGGACAAAAGCTACACTAATGTCTATGAGTTTAAAGACATTTTGGCACGGGCCATGGGCGGACGAGTGGCTGAGCAGATTTTGTATGGTGATGATGGTATTACCACTGGAGCGGGCTCTGACCTGCGTAATGCGACCCAGATTGCTCGTGATATGGTGATTGAGCAGGGTATGGGTAAGGCGTTGCGCGACCAAGTTTTCCATGAAGATAACGGTGGATTGATGTTTGACAAGATGACACGAGAACGGCCGTACTCAGACGAAACAGCGAAGCAGATAGATCAAGAAGTAGCAGCGCTGATCAATGAAGCGAAGGCACGGGCCATGACGGTTCTGAAGGCCAATCGTTCACATTTGGATAAACTGGCCGCTGCACTGCTCAAGGACGAAACGTTGGAAGAAGAAGCAGTGGTAGACATACTCAAGGGTACTAAGTTGCCAAAGGAAGCAAAGCTTCACGCATAA